The Bombus terrestris chromosome 9, iyBomTerr1.2, whole genome shotgun sequence genome contains a region encoding:
- the LOC105666097 gene encoding reticulon-1-A isoform X6, whose product MAITREELAALIYWRDPKKSGPVFGCILGVLLSLAYFSLISVLAYLSLLILTGTVAFRIHNTVLQAIQKTSDGHPFQNILEMDLTLPAEKVHEVADVAVAHLNAAVSELRRLFLVEDFVDSLKFGVLLWCLTYVGSWFNGMTLVIIGVVALFTLPKVYETNKAQIDQNLALVQSKINDLTTKVKAAIPFGKKEPKKEE is encoded by the exons ATGGCAATCACGAGGGAGGAAC tGGCAGCTTTAATTTATTGGCGCGATCCAAAGAAATCAGGCCCCGTGTTCGGGTGCATACTCGGCGTGCTCCTCTCGCTGGCCTACTTCAGCTTGATAAGTGTTCTTGCTTATTTGTCACTTCTTATCCTCACAGGCACCGTTGCCTTTAGGATTCACAACACCGTTCTTCAAGCTATTCAGAAAACTTCCGATGGGCATCCTTTCCA GAACATTTTGGAAATGGATTTAACATTGCCCGCGGAGAAGGTGCACGAAGTGGCAGACGTGGCTGTTGCACACTTAAACGCAGCGGTCAGTGAACTTCGTAGGCTCTTCCTTGTCGAGGATTTCGTCGACTCTTTAAAATTTGGTGTCCTTCTTTGGTGTCTCACCTACGTCGGTTCTTGGTTCAATGGCATGACTCTAGTCATAATtg GAGTGGTTGCCTTATTCACACTGCCGAAGGTCTATGAGACAAATAAGGCACAAATTGACCAGAATCTAGCACTGGTACAAAGCAAAATTAACGATCTCACTACTAA AGTGAAAGCTGCGATACCGTTTGGCAAGAAAGAGCCAAAGAAGGAAGAATAA
- the LOC105666097 gene encoding reticulon-1-A isoform X5 — MVRKNNLRTAIEELPDRGTVAALIYWRDPKKSGPVFGCILGVLLSLAYFSLISVLAYLSLLILTGTVAFRIHNTVLQAIQKTSDGHPFQNILEMDLTLPAEKVHEVADVAVAHLNAAVSELRRLFLVEDFVDSLKFGVLLWCLTYVGSWFNGMTLVIIGVVALFTLPKVYETNKAQIDQNLALVQSKINDLTTKVKAAIPFGKKEPKKEE; from the exons ATGGTACGAAAAAACAATTTAAGAACAGCCATTGAGGAGCTTCCCGACAGAGGTACCG tGGCAGCTTTAATTTATTGGCGCGATCCAAAGAAATCAGGCCCCGTGTTCGGGTGCATACTCGGCGTGCTCCTCTCGCTGGCCTACTTCAGCTTGATAAGTGTTCTTGCTTATTTGTCACTTCTTATCCTCACAGGCACCGTTGCCTTTAGGATTCACAACACCGTTCTTCAAGCTATTCAGAAAACTTCCGATGGGCATCCTTTCCA GAACATTTTGGAAATGGATTTAACATTGCCCGCGGAGAAGGTGCACGAAGTGGCAGACGTGGCTGTTGCACACTTAAACGCAGCGGTCAGTGAACTTCGTAGGCTCTTCCTTGTCGAGGATTTCGTCGACTCTTTAAAATTTGGTGTCCTTCTTTGGTGTCTCACCTACGTCGGTTCTTGGTTCAATGGCATGACTCTAGTCATAATtg GAGTGGTTGCCTTATTCACACTGCCGAAGGTCTATGAGACAAATAAGGCACAAATTGACCAGAATCTAGCACTGGTACAAAGCAAAATTAACGATCTCACTACTAA AGTGAAAGCTGCGATACCGTTTGGCAAGAAAGAGCCAAAGAAGGAAGAATAA
- the LOC100642931 gene encoding glycogen phosphorylase, translated as MSASDMDHEKRKQISVRGIVDVENVGNFKKTFNRHLHYTLVKDRNVATSRDYFMALAHSVKDNLVSRWIRTQQYYYEKDPKRVYYLSLEYYMGRTLQNTMINLGIQGACDEAMYQMGLDIEELEELEEDAGLGNGGLGRLAACFLDSMATLGLAAYGYGIRYEYGIFAQKIKNGEQVEEPDDWLRYGNPWEKARPEFMLPVNFYGQVIDTPEGKKWVNTQVVFAMPYDNPVPGYKNNFVNTLRLWSAKSPIEFNLKFFNDGDYIQAVFDRTLAENITRVLYPNDNFFEGKELRLKQEYFMVAATLQDIIRRYKASKFGSKEHHRTDFDLFPDKVAIQLNDTHPSLAIPELMRILIDVEGLPWEKAWDITTRTCAYTNHTVLPEALERWPTSLLESILPRHLQIIYHINFLHLQEVSTKYPGDMDRLRRMSLIEEEGEKRVNMAHLSIVGSHAINGVAAIHSEILKSGVFKDFYEMTPEKFQNKTNGITPRRWLLLCNPNLSDIIEEKIGSDWTVHLEQLAQLKQWAKDPVFQRSVTKVKQENKLRLAQMLEKDYGVKINPASIFDIQVKRIHEYKRQLLNCLHVITLYNRIKKNPNAPFVPRTVMIGGKAAPGYHLAKKIIKLICSVGNVVNNDPIVGDKLKFIFLENYRVTLAEKIIPAADLSEQISTAGTEASGTGNMKFMLNGALTIGTLDGANVEMAEEMGTDNIFIFGMNVDEVEELKKRGYNAYDYYNRIPELKQCVDQIQGGFFSPNNPDEFKDITNVLLNWDRFYLFADYESYIKMQDHVSKVYQDENKWVEMAINNIASSGKFSSDRTIAEYAREIWGIEPSWQRLPAPHEPRDI; from the exons ATGTCAGCATCAGACATGGATCACGAAAAGAGGAAACAAATTTCTGTGCGCGGGATTGTTGATGTGGAGAATGTGGGAAATTTTAAGAAAACATTCAATAGGCATCTCCATTACACTTTGGTGAAAGATCGTAATGTGGCTACGAGCAGAGATTATTTCATGGCCTTGGCACACAGCGTCAAGGACAACTTGGTCTCTAGATGGATACGCACTCAACAATACTATTACGAGAAAGACCCAAAA AGAGTTTACTATCTTTCCCTGGAATACTATATGGGAAGGACTCTTCAAAACACCATGATTAACTTAGGCATCCAAGGTGCTTGTGACGAAGCTATGTATCAG ATGGGCTTGGATATTGAAGAGCTCGAAGAACTTGAAGAAGATGCAGGTTTAGGAAATGGAGGCTTAGGAAGACTAGCAGCTTGCTTCTTGGATAGTATGGCTACCCTTGGTCTAGCTGCTTATGGTTACGGTATTCGGTATGAATATGGTATATTTGcgcagaaaataaaaaatggagaACAGGTGGAGGAACCAGATGATTGGTTACGTTATGGAAACCCGTGGGAGAAGGCTAGGCCAGAATTCATGCTCCCTGTAAACTTCTATGGTCAGGTGATTGATACTCCTGAAGGAAAGAAATGGGTCAATACTCAA GTCGTATTTGCGATGCCATATGATAATCCGGTTCCTGGATACAAAAACAACTTTGTTAATACTCTTAGATTATGGTCTGCTAAGTCGCCaatagaatttaatttgaaatttt ttAACGACGGTGATTATATCCAAGCTGTGTTTGACCGCACCTTGGCGGAGAACATTACTAGGGTGTTATATCCTAACGACAATTTCTTCGAGGGTAAAGAATTGCGATTAAAGCAAGAATATTTCATGGTAGCAGCTACTCTTCAAGATATCATACGAAG GTATAAAGCCAGCAAATTTGGTTCAAAGGAACACCATAGAACAGATTTTGACTTATTCCCCGACAAAGTGGCCATTCAGTTGAACGATACTCATCCTTCTTTGGCTATTCCTGAACTTATGAGAATTCTTATCGACGTCGAAGGGCTTCCTTGGGAAAAAGCTTGGGACATAACAACGAGAACATGCGCTTATACTAATCACACGGTTCTTCCAGAAGCTTTAGAGAGATGGCCCACAAGCCTGTTAGAAAGCATTCTCCCCAGACATTTACAAATCATTTATCATATTAATTTCCTCCATTTGCAAGAAGTTTCCACTAAATACCCGGGTGACATGGATCGTCTTCGTCGTATGTCTTTGATCGAGGAGGAAGGTGAAAAGAGAGTTAACATGGCTCATCTTTCGATTGTGGGTAGTCATGCTATCAACGGTGTCGCAGCAATTCATTCGGAAATTTTGAAAAGTGGCGT GTTCAAAGACTTCTATGAAATGACACCTGAGAAATTCCAGAATAAAACTAATGGTATTACACCACGAAGATGGCTCCTTTTGTGCAATCCGAATCTCTCAGATATAATCGAAGAA AAAATTGGCAGCGACTGGACAGTACATTTAGAACAGCTCGCTCAGCTGAAACAATGGGCTAAGGATCCAGTTTTCCAGCGCAGCGTTACGAAAGtgaaacaagaaaataaattaagatTAGCGCAAATGCTTGAGAAAGATTATGGAGTTAAAATAAATCCTGCTTCTATCTTTGATATTCAG GTGAAGCGAATACATGAATACAAGAGGCAACTATTAAATTGTTTACACGTAATCACATTATACaacagaataaaaaaaaatccaaACGCACCATTCGTCCCTCGAACGGTGATGATTGGAGGAAAAGCTGCTCCCGGTTATCATTTAGCCAAAAAGATTATAAAGCTAATTTGCAGTGTAGGAAACGTTGTAAACAACGATCCTATTGTTGgagataaattgaaatttattttcttagagAATTATCGAGTTACGTTAGCGGAGAAAATAATTCCAGCAGCAGATTTGAGTGAACAAATTTCTACTGCAGGTACTGAAGCTTCGGGTACCGGAAATATGAAGTTCATG TTAAATGGAGCCTTGACAATTGGCACATTAGACGGTGCTAACGTAGAGATGGCTGAAGAAATGGGTACagataatatattcattttcgGTATGAATGTTGATGAAGTCGAAGAGTTGAAGAAAAGGGGATATAATGCTTATGATTATTACAATAGAATCCCAGAACTAAAACAATGTGTCGATCAGATCCAGGGTGGCTTCTTCAGCCCCAATAATCCAGATGAATTTAAAGATATTACCAATGTTTTATTAAACTGGGACAGATTCTATTTGTTTGCTGATTATGAGAGCTATATAAAAATGCAAGATCATGTCAGTAAAGTTTATCAG GATGAAAATAAATGGGTAGAGATGGCGATCAATAACATAGCTTCTTCGGGAAAATTTTCATCGGATAGAACGATTGCAGAATATGCTCGTGAAATTTGGGGCATTGAACCGTCTTGGCAACGACTTCCTGCACCTCATGAACCGCGGGACATTTAA